The genomic stretch TCCCTTGTGAGCTAGCGGATTCAAAGTTCAACGTAGGTAATATATTAAGTTCAACAGTTCagattaaattattttctatgCGTAACGCTCAGAAATTACATAATTCAAATGCCCATTTTTGCCAATCAATTTTCTAGGTGGTTTCAAATGTTATAACCTTACCGTCCTTATCTCAATCGCTTGAAGTGAAATAAGGCTACATTGTTGTCATGTACTCCAATTTATACTCTGAAACAAAGACTTTGTTTTCCAGTACATGGTGTTTAATTGGAGCGACACGCTTCAGTTCCAAAGTGTTGCTTCAGAAGTTAGAACTTGTGTAAGTCAGTGGAGCTTTGACTCCCGTCTTGTGCAGTATGTTTAAGTAATGTCATTGTTTCTAGGTTACACTGTTTTGGATACATTTCTAGATTAAGTCTTTAGTTATATGAATTTTGCGTACTGCTAAAAAGATAATGCTTTTACCTATGCACTGCACCTTATTCTGCAGGCCAAGTTTCTTAAAGCTTGTGGCACCATAGCCGAAACACCAGCTGAAATTCGTAAAGTGTCTTCAAGGTTGAATGGCTCACCCCATCGTGATAGAGATTCAGAGCCTCCAAAATTCAACTCACAGCTTCCAAAGACATCCATTAAAAATTTTCAGCAAGAGTTGGATCAACCAGATCAGCCCCCTACGCCTTTGAAGTTCAATGAAGAGTGGGGAAAGGGTTCAGGTCCTTCTCAGCATACGCCTAGCAGGTTCTACTTATAACTGTTTTGAATGCTTGAGCATTAGTACATTTGCAGCTTATAGATGGGATGGGAGGTTTGCTAAACCAGAATTTCACTCTGTACTAGTATTAGCAATGAAGTTTTTTTGGCCATCTCATTCTTTTTTAGGAGAGAAAAATTGgtcttttttttgttggtcTGCTGCCTGGACTTTGAGGAACTATTTAATACAAGGAAATATAACTGACATTTTCCCAATTTCATTTTGTATCTATAGTTTTGTATCGAACCAACAGAATAATGGTAGGACCACAATCAGCTGTTCTGGAGGCAGCGGAATAGGTACTGATTCAACAGTCAAGAGTCATACTAATCGGACTGAGAATATTACAACTCCAGATGTCCAGTTCAGGAGCAAGGCTGTTCGCTTTGATTGCAATAATGATACAAATTCCTCCAGAGGTTCTTCATCCGAAAATTATAACCAGAGTTCAAAAGTATGTGAAACTCCAGGAAAACAGAGCATATCAAAGCCTTCAGTTTATCCAACCCCACTAACCCTTTCTGATGAGATGCAGACACCAGGAACCGTTTTCCCTGCAAACCTGGAAAACTTTCCAAATGGAAAGGCTCGAATCAGGTCCCAGTACGTGTATTCAGTGCAAAACCCTGGAGACGGCATCTCTCAACAGAATGTACTGAAAGACGAAGATCCTAACTCACATGGAATTTCTGTTGAGCAAAGAGAATCTCTTAACCACTGGGGAAATGCAACTCCTATATCAAAAGAGGGGGTGAAACAAATTTCATCTGGACAAGAGGTCAATGTGGAATCAAGTTTGTCCACCTGGTTGAAGCCAGTAACTCAAGATAACAACAATCAGTTTGGTTATGTTCCCAGCCAAACTCGTCATTTTGGAAGAACTCCTGGGGACAGGCCTATCATTGGGCTTGTTGCTACTCACTGGAACGAAGATAAGCCTACTCGTGTCTCACCCAAGTGGTGGGATGGGAACGGAATCCCAAACTCAACAAATAAATACAAGGAGGTTTGTTTGACTGCCTTCTACTTCTTTTTTCAGCCTTCGATCTTTAAAGCAGTGTGTGAAGGTAGATTTTGAATTTGCAGGATCAGAAAGTGAGTTGGCACGCAACTCCATTTGAAGAAAGATTGGAAAAGGCATTGTCCGAAGAGAGTTTCATCTCTCAGAGGTAGGCATTGCATTCTGTTTTCACAATGTTCTTCAGTGCTAAAGATGCATTGATTTTGCTTGGCAGAAAATCTGACAATGAACTCTATTTGGTTTTGCAGAAAAAATATTGAGGGGAAGCCgattgtttttgacgagaaTGATGAGAGCGATACAGCCCTTTCTCAGTTGCAATCTTCATCGCAGCCGAAATCAGTGGTTTCGTTCTGATGACAGTGGTGGTGTTATCCCATTTTGTTGCTTGCTCCACAAGATACTTGTTGTTGGTGAGAAAAATGAGCTCTTTACAAAAACCCTAGATTTGAAGTTTGTTGGATATATGGTGAAATTGGTAATTGGCTTTTGCATCAAAAAGCCAATGAAGTGGATTCTGGAAAGTTTTATTACTGTGTCAATATAGTCATGCTATGGCAGCATACCGAGCTGCTTATAATGTGTACAGAGGTATTGGaaattttctctcaaaattctgTGAGGTTCTTAATTTTCCGATGTGGGACTTTAACTTCTTGGCACATGACAAAACTAATTGCTCGTTAATATGGTTTGGGTGTTTACAGACCATATCAATGGAAAGAGCGATTCTCTCTTGCAACCATTTCATCACATATTAAAGATTTATTGGACGGTTTCATTTTGTAAACACGTAACAATTATTAATTGGTCCAGGAATgccattaaaattaaaaaacatgaTTGTAAGAGAGAATCTCTATTGAAAGAGAGAAGTTTCTTTTCTTACATTCGAATGCCAGTCTGACAGTATCAAAAGATAATTAAGCATTACGACATGCTTTAAGATATTTGTCAACATAATAGTTCTTTATATGTACAAAGATGCCACAATTTCAAGAAATTTGatgtaattttcaagtttacGCAACtaatttcaaacatttttcaactCATTCTTTTATAATAAGGCTGTCTTAGGAGCATCATTCGGTTTTTATTATAATCCTAGTTGAAGACATATTTTATGGAGATTTAGGGCACCTTGGTCCTTGGGGGTGGGTGGGGATGTTCCTATAATATGATGCTAGACCTTTACGATTGGCTTTCGCCAGTCAAGCATAAGTTCAAATAAGA from Pyrus communis chromosome 7, drPyrComm1.1, whole genome shotgun sequence encodes the following:
- the LOC137741131 gene encoding protein JASON-like, coding for MFCSLLKRGIGHLCRYALRFLDRSISRVMGCFFGCFRVKDDRHLRSRPHLVSQSSRNPQTEVVISRNRLSSLFSAEEKEGSPIKDRESASYVSPQIDKELRNEAKFLKACGTIAETPAEIRKVSSRLNGSPHRDRDSEPPKFNSQLPKTSIKNFQQELDQPDQPPTPLKFNEEWGKGSGPSQHTPSSFVSNQQNNGRTTISCSGGSGIGTDSTVKSHTNRTENITTPDVQFRSKAVRFDCNNDTNSSRGSSSENYNQSSKVCETPGKQSISKPSVYPTPLTLSDEMQTPGTVFPANLENFPNGKARIRSQYVYSVQNPGDGISQQNVLKDEDPNSHGISVEQRESLNHWGNATPISKEGVKQISSGQEVNVESSLSTWLKPVTQDNNNQFGYVPSQTRHFGRTPGDRPIIGLVATHWNEDKPTRVSPKWWDGNGIPNSTNKYKEDQKVSWHATPFEERLEKALSEESFISQRKNIEGKPIVFDENDESDTALSQLQSSSQPKSVVSF